A genome region from Phoenix dactylifera cultivar Barhee BC4 chromosome 18, palm_55x_up_171113_PBpolish2nd_filt_p, whole genome shotgun sequence includes the following:
- the LOC103716713 gene encoding LOW QUALITY PROTEIN: bifunctional UDP-glucose 4-epimerase and UDP-xylose 4-epimerase 1-like (The sequence of the model RefSeq protein was modified relative to this genomic sequence to represent the inferred CDS: deleted 1 base in 1 codon): protein MAPSSEQKQSILVTGGGGFIGTHTVLQLLREGFRVTIIDNSVPEAVDRVRDLAGPALSRNLHFFLGDLRNKEDLEKVFSETRYDAVIHVAGLKAVGVSVAKPLLYYNNNLIGTINLYEFMGKYGCKKMVFSSSATVYGQPEKIPCVEDYELGAMNPYGRTKLFLEEIARDIQKADPEWRIIHLRYSNPVGANESGHIGEDPKGIPNNLMPYIQQVAVGRLPELNVYGYAYPTKDGTAIRDYIHVMDLADGHIAALRKLFATGDIGCVAYNLGTGHGTSVLEMVAAFEKASGKKIPIKLCPRRLGDATVVYASAEKAQKELGWRAKYGIEEMCRDQWNWASKNPCGYRLQP from the exons ATGGCGCCGTCGTCGGAGCAGAAGCAGAGCATTTTGGTGACGGGCGGCGGGGGGTTCATCGGGACGCACACGGTGCTGCAGCTTCTCAGGGAGGGATTCCGCGTCACCATCATCGACAACTCCGTCCCGGAGGCCGTCGACCGTGTCCGCGATCTCGCCGGCCCCGCCCTCTCTCGCAATCTCCATTTCTTTCTC GGCGATCTTCGGAACAAGGAGGACTTGGAGAAGGTCTTCTCCGAAACCAG ATATGATGCTGTCATCCATGTTGCTGGACTGAAGGCTGTTGGTGTGAGTGTGGCGAAGCCTTTGCTTTATTACAATAACAATTTGATTGGCACAATAAACTTGTATGAGTTTATGGGAAAATATGGTTGCAAAAAG ATGGTCTTTTCATCATCTGCTACAGTTTATGGTCAGCCTGAAAAGATTCCATGTGTTGAAGATTATGAGCTAGGAGCAATGAATCCATATGGTAGGACTAAG CTTTTTCTCGAAGAGATTGCTCGTGATATTCAAAAGGCTGATCCAGAATGGAGAATAATACATTTAAGATACTCCAACCCTGTTGGAGCT AATGAGAGTGGTCATATTGGTGAAGATCCCAAAGGTATTCCAAATAATTTGATGCCTTACATCCAGCAAGTTGCTGTTGGCAGGCTGCCTGAGTTAAACGTATATGGATATGCTTATCCAACAAAGGATGGTACTGCG ATTCGAGATTACATTCATGTCATGGACTTAGCTGATGGTCATATAGCAGCTCTTCGAAAGCTTTTTGCTACAGGAGATAttg GTTGTGTTGCTTACAACTTGGGTACTGGACATGGAACGTCTGTCCTCGAAATGGTTGCAGCATTTGAGAAGGCATCTGGCAAG AAAATACCCATCAAGTTATGCCCAAGAAGACTAGGTGACGCTACTGTAGTCTATGCGTCTGCAGAAAAAGCTCAAAAGGAACTAGGTTGGAG AGCAAAATATGGGATAGAAGAGATGTGCAGAGACCAATGGAACTGGGCAAGTAAGAATCCATGTGGTTACCGGCTGCAACCTTGA